The genomic segment CAAACAGATCCGGCAGCATGTGGTCGCGGGCCATGGCGTAGCAGATCCGCGCTTGGCCATAGAGCGCGGTGAGCGCCGCGGTGGTGAGCCCGATCAACGCGCCCGCCTTGATCGCCGCGGAAAAGCCGGTCAGCCCCGTCACCGCCATGGCCCGCGCGATCGGGTCGGCCACGTCGAGGTCGCGATAGGGCACGAGCCCGGTGAGCACGGCGGCCACCGCCACGTAGAGCGCCGCGGTGACGAGGAGCGAGCCGATCAGCCCCACCGGCGCATCCCGCTGCGGATTGCGGGTCTCGCCGGCGGCGGTCGAGATGGTCTCGAAGCCGACATAGGCGAAGAACACGACCCCCGCCCCGCGAAAGATGCCGCTCCAGCCGAAGGCGCCGAACGTGCCTTCGTTCGGCGGCACCAGCGGCTGCCACAGTTCGGGCCGCAGATGCCCCGCGCCGAGGCCGAGGAAGGCGAGGATGATCGCGACCTTCAGCGCCACCAGCACGGCATTGGTGCGGGCCGCCTCCCGGTTGTCGCGCATCAGCAGGGCGGTGAGCGTCAGCACGACGAGCGCCGCCGGAAGGTTCACGATCCCGCCCTCCCCCGGCCCCGCGGCCAGCCATGCCGGCAGCCTCAGGCCCGCATCGGCGAGCAGGCTCTGCGCATAGCCCGACCAGCCGACGGCGATGGTCGCCGCCGCCATGGCGAATTCGAGAACCAGATCCCAGCCGATGATCCAGGCCGGCAGGGCGCCCAGCGTGACGTAGGTGTAGGAATAGGTCGAGCCGGCCACGGGGATCATCGCGGCGAGTTCGGCGTAGCACAGGGCCACCAGCCCGCTCGCGACCGCGCCGAGCACGAAGGAGAGCATCAGCCCCGGCCCGGCATAATTCGCCGCCGCCGTGCCGGTGAGCACGAAGATCCCCGCCCCGACGGTTGCGCCGACACCGATGCAGACGAGGCTGAAGGCGGAGAGGTTTCGGGCGAGCGCCGGACCACCCGAATCGGCGGCGTCCGCGACGAGGGCGGCGATGGGCTTTCGGGCGCCGAGGGCGGAACGGGGCATAGGGTCTCACGTGCCTGACCGGACTG from the Methylorubrum extorquens genome contains:
- a CDS encoding Amino acid transporter (Evidence 2b : Function from indirect experimental evidences (e.g. phenotypes); Product type t : transporter), with protein sequence MPRSALGARKPIAALVADAADSGGPALARNLSAFSLVCIGVGATVGAGIFVLTGTAAANYAGPGLMLSFVLGAVASGLVALCYAELAAMIPVAGSTYSYTYVTLGALPAWIIGWDLVLEFAMAAATIAVGWSGYAQSLLADAGLRLPAWLAAGPGEGGIVNLPAALVVLTLTALLMRDNREAARTNAVLVALKVAIILAFLGLGAGHLRPELWQPLVPPNEGTFGAFGWSGIFRGAGVVFFAYVGFETISTAAGETRNPQRDAPVGLIGSLLVTAALYVAVAAVLTGLVPYRDLDVADPIARAMAVTGLTGFSAAIKAGALIGLTTAALTALYGQARICYAMARDHMLPDLFARIGARSRTPFVAQGVIGLATAVVAALVPIDILGELVSIGTLFAFILVCASVLILRRTESERARPFRVPGGALVPVLGILACLALMASLPGDTWLRLLAWLGLGLAIWFGYSRRRVGRNPGFERTGPFAGPGQSPG